From one Nitrosococcus halophilus Nc 4 genomic stretch:
- a CDS encoding glycoside hydrolase family 15 protein, producing the protein MPLKDKYPPLSDYGYIADCHSSALISKSGSIDWCCMPRIDSPSCFGRLLGWEQGGYCQIAPLGPYEISRRYLPQTLILETTFRTQEGEARLLDCFTMREGGEHHPHRQILRVVAGIRGRLKFRVEIAPRFDYGAIKPWIRRRCEDCQGEHYLAIGGSDGLLISGNFPLTMKHRHELVGVQRVEEGQRAYLSLLYRLPEKLDEGRVDIPPIELLEQRFEETIQWWEAWSSQGQFEGCYAEQAQCSALVLKGLCNAPTGAIAAAPTTSLPEAPGGTRNWDYRFTWIRDSTFTARSLAELGYVKEADGFRRFIERTAAGSAEEIQILFGIGGERRLHEYEIKELSGYRGAKPVRQGNAAEGQLQLDVYGELLELAWRWYQRGHIPDEDYWEFLVELVNGAAERWQEPDQGLWEIRGTPRHFVHSKVMCWAALDRGIKLAEELGNHAPVAWWARERAAIRRAVEEKGYDPRRGIFIQAFDHFEMDAGLLLLPLVGFVDYQDERMVRTTDAIWEALGEAGLLRRYRANNDGLEGKEGVFLACSFWLVECLAYQGRLEEAHGLFKRAAATGNDLGLYSEEYDTERGEMLGNFPQGLTHLSLIAAVMALEAMAGGERVRKSWG; encoded by the coding sequence GCCGATTGCCATTCCTCAGCGCTGATCTCCAAATCCGGCTCCATCGATTGGTGCTGTATGCCGAGAATCGATTCCCCCAGTTGTTTTGGTCGCCTTCTTGGCTGGGAGCAAGGCGGGTACTGCCAAATTGCCCCCCTAGGTCCTTATGAGATCTCCCGCCGTTATCTTCCCCAAACGCTGATTCTTGAAACCACCTTTCGAACTCAGGAAGGGGAAGCTCGCCTTTTGGATTGTTTCACCATGCGAGAAGGGGGAGAACATCATCCTCATCGGCAGATCTTAAGAGTCGTTGCAGGGATAAGAGGGCGGTTGAAATTCCGGGTTGAGATTGCGCCGCGTTTTGATTACGGCGCTATCAAACCTTGGATTCGGCGGCGTTGTGAAGATTGCCAAGGAGAGCATTACCTCGCCATCGGCGGCAGTGATGGTTTGTTGATTTCCGGTAATTTCCCCCTGACAATGAAACATCGTCATGAGTTGGTGGGAGTTCAGAGGGTGGAAGAGGGGCAGCGAGCGTACCTTTCGCTGCTCTATCGACTCCCAGAAAAGCTCGATGAAGGCCGGGTGGATATCCCCCCTATTGAGCTACTGGAGCAGCGTTTTGAGGAAACGATTCAATGGTGGGAGGCCTGGTCTTCCCAGGGCCAGTTCGAGGGTTGCTATGCCGAACAAGCGCAGTGCTCAGCCCTGGTTCTCAAAGGCCTTTGCAATGCCCCTACTGGGGCCATTGCCGCAGCACCGACCACTTCTCTTCCCGAAGCGCCCGGGGGGACACGGAACTGGGATTATCGCTTTACTTGGATTCGTGATTCCACCTTTACGGCAAGGTCATTGGCAGAGCTGGGATATGTCAAGGAGGCGGATGGTTTTCGCCGCTTTATCGAGCGCACTGCAGCAGGGAGTGCAGAGGAGATCCAGATTTTATTCGGGATTGGGGGAGAGCGGCGTTTGCATGAGTATGAAATCAAAGAATTATCGGGCTATCGGGGGGCAAAGCCGGTGCGTCAAGGCAATGCCGCAGAAGGGCAGTTGCAGTTGGATGTCTATGGAGAGCTGCTCGAACTGGCCTGGCGTTGGTACCAGCGGGGGCATATACCAGATGAAGATTATTGGGAATTTTTGGTGGAACTGGTGAATGGAGCTGCTGAACGCTGGCAGGAGCCGGATCAAGGTCTCTGGGAGATACGAGGTACACCCCGCCATTTCGTCCATTCCAAGGTCATGTGTTGGGCGGCACTGGACCGAGGAATCAAATTGGCAGAGGAACTGGGCAATCATGCGCCGGTGGCGTGGTGGGCGCGGGAAAGGGCAGCGATCCGCCGGGCCGTAGAGGAAAAGGGATACGATCCTCGGCGGGGTATTTTTATCCAAGCCTTTGACCATTTTGAAATGGACGCAGGGTTGCTGTTGCTCCCCCTGGTGGGGTTTGTGGATTATCAAGACGAGCGTATGGTACGGACGACTGACGCCATTTGGGAAGCATTGGGGGAAGCGGGTCTGCTGCGCCGCTATCGGGCCAACAACGATGGCCTGGAGGGCAAAGAGGGCGTGTTTCTGGCCTGCTCGTTTTGGCTGGTAGAGTGCTTGGCTTACCAAGGCCGCCTTGAGGAGGCCCATGGGCTGTTTAAACGGGCTGCTGCTACGGGCAATGATCTTGGCCTATACTCGGAAGAATACGACACCGAAAGAGGAGAGATGTTGGGCAACTTCCCTCAAGGTCTGACCCATCTTTCTCTTATTGCCGCCGTAATGGCCTTGGAGGCGATGGCAGGAGGGGAAAGGGTCAGAAAGTCTTGGGGCTGA
- a CDS encoding Glu/Leu/Phe/Val family dehydrogenase, whose amino-acid sequence MVNPTSGYNPQQCLESYLARALQRIGANEEMNHLLQASYREIKFELPLVRENGSLAVFHGYRVQHHRSRGPFKGGIRYRPHVDWEQFRALASIMTWKTALVDIPFGGAKGGIDCDPNTLTPLELETLSKRFMIKLGPLVGPDRDIPAPGMGTDEQIMAWLYDAYSQGHGDEPAVVTGKPLGLGGSYGRTEATGRGLALVTAWVMQARGLPLEGATVAIQGFGNVGSHIARFLAEKGAKVVAISDIRGGLYKGDGLDIKNLIASKIAAGKSVSVTELDVKGESISNEELLTLDVDILIPAAIEGVLHESNVDQVKARLIVEGANLPTTCGAAEVFKDRGIPVVPDILANAGGVTVSYFEWAQNLQRYRWELETVDQRLERTLKKAWEKVRKRAAEDNLSYREAAYVIATKRVKRAIELRGF is encoded by the coding sequence GTGGTAAATCCAACTAGCGGTTATAATCCCCAGCAATGCCTGGAAAGTTATCTCGCCCGAGCCCTGCAACGGATTGGCGCTAATGAAGAGATGAATCATCTTCTTCAGGCTTCCTATCGGGAAATAAAATTCGAATTACCTTTAGTGCGGGAAAACGGATCATTAGCTGTTTTCCATGGCTACCGGGTCCAACACCATCGCAGCCGTGGTCCCTTCAAAGGGGGGATCCGTTACCGCCCCCATGTGGATTGGGAACAATTTCGCGCCCTTGCTTCCATCATGACCTGGAAAACGGCACTGGTCGACATCCCCTTTGGCGGCGCTAAAGGGGGTATCGATTGTGATCCCAACACTCTCACTCCCCTAGAGCTGGAGACTCTGAGCAAGCGCTTTATGATTAAATTAGGTCCTTTAGTAGGACCGGATCGGGATATCCCCGCGCCCGGGATGGGCACCGATGAGCAAATCATGGCCTGGCTCTATGACGCCTATTCCCAAGGTCATGGGGATGAACCGGCGGTGGTCACCGGCAAACCCTTGGGACTGGGGGGCTCCTATGGCCGCACTGAAGCCACGGGCCGTGGCTTAGCCTTAGTTACCGCTTGGGTTATGCAAGCCAGAGGCCTTCCCCTTGAGGGCGCGACAGTGGCCATCCAAGGCTTTGGCAATGTCGGCAGCCACATTGCCCGTTTCCTTGCTGAAAAGGGAGCCAAAGTGGTGGCCATCAGCGATATCCGGGGCGGCCTTTACAAGGGCGATGGTCTGGATATCAAAAACCTTATTGCTTCCAAGATCGCTGCGGGAAAATCTGTTTCCGTCACAGAGCTAGACGTAAAAGGGGAATCCATCAGCAACGAGGAATTGCTGACCCTGGATGTGGATATTCTGATACCGGCAGCAATAGAAGGGGTATTACACGAAAGCAATGTCGATCAAGTCAAAGCCCGCCTGATTGTGGAAGGGGCCAACCTGCCCACGACCTGCGGGGCGGCTGAGGTTTTTAAAGATCGGGGGATCCCGGTGGTGCCTGACATTCTGGCCAATGCGGGGGGCGTCACGGTTTCCTATTTCGAATGGGCCCAAAACTTACAGCGCTATCGCTGGGAACTGGAAACAGTGGACCAACGATTAGAGAGAACCCTGAAAAAGGCTTGGGAGAAGGTCCGAAAAAGGGCGGCAGAAGATAACCTCTCTTACCGGGAAGCCGCCTACGTGATTGCTACTAAACGGGTGAAACGGGCCATTGAATTACGGGGGTTTTGA
- a CDS encoding AI-2E family transporter gives MLPGDQRLKSPPWHQRHLWQIVPVRDVLWILLGVFLLWFGYQLRAIFIPLLLAFALAYLFDPLFRWGERYYKLPRPVTISLILILLVVGGMSLLAWLGPELLKQFAELLRGLTHYLQILTLKYDLDPLRTLETQLGKWVQRMEENPVRFVIENTEILLTGTTQAVTVVGRVLGTTTYMGAMILLVPFYFFFIAWHFGSIMDKIKGLIPVKKKEQTLAIAKEMDEAVAAFFRGRLVVSLITAGLFSISWSPLLADVPYWLILGISGGLLNFIPYAAALAWLAALIFKGLEIGFGNGFQLWAVIIWPSLAYGIVQFIDGWLLTPWIQGRNLNLSTITVIIVVLIGGTVGGIYGLLLCIPIAACAKILFTELILPRLHQWAEEH, from the coding sequence ATGTTGCCAGGCGATCAACGCTTAAAATCACCCCCTTGGCACCAACGCCACCTCTGGCAAATTGTGCCGGTGCGTGATGTGCTGTGGATTTTACTAGGCGTATTCCTGTTATGGTTTGGCTATCAACTGCGGGCTATTTTTATTCCCTTGCTCCTCGCCTTCGCCCTGGCCTATTTATTTGATCCCCTGTTCCGTTGGGGGGAACGCTACTACAAACTGCCCCGGCCCGTGACCATCAGCCTTATCCTGATCCTGTTAGTTGTTGGCGGCATGTCTCTGCTCGCCTGGCTAGGACCGGAGCTTCTCAAACAATTTGCAGAGCTGCTGCGGGGGCTGACCCACTACCTCCAGATCCTTACCCTTAAATACGATCTCGATCCCCTCAGGACCCTGGAGACCCAACTGGGAAAATGGGTTCAGCGGATGGAGGAAAACCCGGTAAGGTTCGTCATCGAAAACACTGAAATATTACTCACCGGCACAACCCAAGCCGTCACCGTGGTGGGTCGGGTCCTGGGCACGACCACCTATATGGGGGCCATGATTTTATTAGTCCCTTTCTACTTTTTTTTCATCGCCTGGCATTTCGGTTCCATCATGGACAAGATAAAGGGACTCATTCCGGTCAAGAAAAAAGAGCAAACCCTCGCTATCGCCAAAGAAATGGATGAAGCGGTAGCGGCCTTTTTCCGCGGACGCTTGGTGGTTTCTTTGATCACTGCCGGATTATTTTCTATCAGCTGGTCGCCATTACTGGCGGATGTGCCCTATTGGCTGATACTGGGGATTAGCGGGGGATTATTGAACTTCATCCCTTACGCGGCGGCATTAGCGTGGTTGGCGGCCCTTATTTTTAAGGGGCTGGAAATAGGCTTCGGCAACGGTTTTCAACTGTGGGCGGTAATCATTTGGCCGAGCCTTGCCTATGGCATCGTTCAATTTATCGATGGCTGGTTGCTTACCCCTTGGATCCAGGGACGCAATCTCAATTTGAGTACCATCACCGTGATCATCGTGGTGCTGATTGGCGGTACGGTTGGCGGGATTTATGGACTGTTGCTCTGCATTCCCATTGCGGCCTGCGCCAAAATCCTGTTCACTGAGTTGATCTTACCTCGTTTACACCAATGGGCCGAGGAGCATTAG
- the tal gene encoding transaldolase: MNDTENSLLALHELGQAIWLDGIDRQRLMDGTLERLIEADGIAGLSTNPATFEKAIEQDENYQAAIEKEAKAGHSATEIYERLLVEDVRLAADRFQSLYRQTEGQEGFVSLEISPLLAHDTEATVNEARRLWQWVDRPNAMIAIPGTKAGLPAIEQLISEGINVNVTLLFSVGRYLEMTHAYMTGLEKRLAAGQPIQRVASVASFFLGRIDLKVDRLLDEIAKEKDPQRVELARGLRGKAALASAGFAYERFEEFHGKPLWEHLAEQGGRKQRLLWASTSTEDPLYSDIKYVDSLIGPETVNAMPIATLEAYREHGQPEIRIWTAVHEAPEIMHRLAELKIDLRIVDENLEKEGIAQFIEPYQQLLATLEQRRRQG; the protein is encoded by the coding sequence ATGAACGATACAGAAAACAGCTTACTGGCGTTGCATGAGCTAGGCCAAGCTATTTGGCTCGATGGGATTGACCGTCAGAGACTTATGGATGGCACCTTAGAGCGCCTCATTGAAGCAGACGGCATTGCGGGCCTCAGTACCAACCCCGCTACTTTCGAGAAAGCGATTGAGCAAGATGAAAATTATCAGGCTGCCATCGAAAAAGAGGCCAAAGCAGGACACTCCGCCACCGAGATCTACGAGCGCCTGCTAGTGGAAGATGTCCGCTTGGCCGCCGATCGCTTCCAATCTCTTTACCGCCAAACCGAGGGACAAGAGGGCTTTGTCAGCCTGGAGATTTCGCCCCTCCTCGCCCATGACACCGAGGCCACGGTGAATGAGGCACGGCGCCTGTGGCAATGGGTGGATCGACCTAATGCCATGATTGCCATCCCCGGAACCAAAGCCGGACTACCCGCCATCGAACAGCTGATCAGCGAAGGCATTAATGTCAATGTCACCCTCCTGTTCTCCGTGGGACGTTACCTGGAGATGACTCACGCCTATATGACCGGATTGGAAAAACGTTTGGCAGCGGGCCAACCTATTCAGCGGGTCGCTTCGGTCGCCAGTTTTTTCCTCGGCCGCATTGATCTCAAGGTAGATCGTCTCCTGGATGAAATTGCCAAGGAAAAGGATCCCCAGCGTGTTGAACTGGCCCGGGGATTGCGGGGTAAGGCGGCCCTAGCCAGCGCGGGATTTGCCTATGAGCGCTTCGAGGAATTCCATGGCAAGCCCCTCTGGGAACATTTAGCCGAGCAAGGTGGCCGGAAACAGCGGTTGCTTTGGGCCTCCACCTCGACCGAGGATCCCCTGTACAGCGATATTAAATACGTGGACTCCCTCATCGGTCCGGAAACCGTCAATGCCATGCCCATAGCCACCCTAGAGGCCTACCGCGAACACGGACAACCTGAAATTCGGATATGGACGGCTGTTCATGAGGCCCCTGAAATCATGCATCGGTTGGCGGAGTTGAAAATTGATCTGCGCATTGTGGATGAAAATCTGGAAAAGGAAGGAATAGCGCAGTTCATTGAACCCTATCAGCAATTGCTAGCCACCCTGGAGCAGCGCAGAAGGCAGGGCTAG
- the mgtE gene encoding magnesium transporter has translation MNATHESIQALRQVWSTLSPAEQAQKFSALSSRKAKNFFHRLTPLEQSQLLMELSPLDRRRWFLTLAPDDAADVIQESPLLMRRELLDMLDVRTRREVFHLLHYAEDVAGGIMSPRFARVRPEASVEEALIALRMQALNQTETIYYAYVVDREERLCGVISIRELFSARSHIKVADLMHTEVVSVPEDADREAVAKVIAHHDLLAVPVVDEQGRMKGIITVDDIVDVLTREATEDIQKLGGSRALDMPFLQTGFKAMVGKRVGWLALLFLGAMLTAGAMSQFEEQLAEVVALTLFVPLIISSGGNAGSQVSTLVIRAIALGEVRPQDWWRVALREIRAGLALGGILASLGLIVLFLASFFWGGDSHSTALLALTVGLSIIGVVTTGTLVGSLLPFVLHALDFDPATASAPLVSTLVDLLGLVLYLSIARLVFSNLLI, from the coding sequence ATGAACGCTACCCATGAGAGTATTCAAGCACTGCGTCAGGTATGGTCTACCTTGTCGCCGGCAGAGCAAGCGCAAAAATTTAGCGCCTTGTCTTCAAGGAAGGCGAAAAATTTCTTCCACAGACTGACGCCATTGGAGCAATCCCAGCTATTGATGGAATTGTCCCCCTTGGATCGCCGGCGTTGGTTTTTAACCCTCGCCCCGGATGATGCCGCCGATGTGATCCAAGAATCTCCCCTCTTGATGCGCCGGGAACTGCTTGACATGCTGGATGTAAGGACTCGGCGGGAAGTGTTCCACTTGCTCCACTACGCCGAGGATGTGGCGGGGGGTATCATGAGCCCCCGCTTTGCAAGGGTGCGCCCTGAAGCCAGTGTTGAGGAGGCTCTGATTGCGTTACGCATGCAAGCCCTGAATCAGACGGAAACCATTTATTATGCCTATGTGGTGGATAGGGAAGAACGGCTCTGTGGGGTGATCTCCATTCGGGAATTGTTCTCCGCCCGTAGCCATATCAAAGTCGCCGATTTGATGCACACCGAGGTGGTTTCGGTTCCTGAGGATGCTGATCGAGAGGCCGTGGCCAAGGTCATTGCCCACCATGACCTGCTTGCCGTGCCAGTAGTGGATGAACAAGGGCGGATGAAAGGAATCATTACCGTGGATGATATTGTGGATGTGTTGACCCGGGAAGCGACCGAGGATATTCAGAAACTCGGTGGTTCGAGGGCGTTAGATATGCCCTTCCTACAAACGGGGTTTAAGGCCATGGTGGGAAAACGGGTCGGTTGGCTGGCGCTGCTGTTCCTGGGGGCCATGTTGACCGCCGGGGCCATGTCCCAATTTGAGGAACAGCTGGCCGAGGTGGTCGCTTTGACCTTGTTTGTTCCCTTGATTATCTCCAGTGGCGGCAATGCCGGATCTCAAGTCTCCACCTTGGTGATCCGCGCCATTGCCTTGGGGGAGGTTCGGCCTCAGGACTGGTGGCGCGTGGCCCTCCGGGAAATTCGGGCGGGGTTGGCCCTGGGCGGGATTTTGGCCTCCCTGGGACTGATTGTTTTGTTTCTGGCCAGTTTTTTTTGGGGGGGCGATAGTCACTCGACCGCCTTGCTTGCCTTGACGGTAGGGCTCAGTATCATTGGCGTGGTGACCACGGGGACGTTGGTGGGCTCCTTGCTCCCCTTTGTTTTGCACGCCTTGGATTTTGACCCGGCCACGGCCTCGGCTCCCTTGGTCAGTACCCTGGTAGACCTATTGGGATTAGTGCTTTATTTGAGCATTGCGCGGCTGGTTTTCTCGAACCTGTTAATCTAG
- a CDS encoding L,D-transpeptidase, translating into MVKLESYIRVHFLEQRLTLRQGRKVVFETPVSLAKNGPGEEMGSECTPRGWHQIRAKIGAGCPVNTVFRGRRPTGEIYTPKLGRAYPERDWILTRILWLSGLEPGKNRFGKVDTMGRYIYIHGVPDETAMGIPGSHGCIRIHNGPLLELFARVKPGMRIFIG; encoded by the coding sequence ATGGTGAAGCTTGAATCTTACATTCGGGTCCATTTCCTGGAACAACGGCTTACCCTGAGACAGGGGCGGAAGGTAGTGTTTGAGACGCCCGTCTCCCTGGCAAAAAATGGGCCTGGGGAGGAAATGGGGAGTGAATGCACGCCCCGGGGTTGGCACCAGATCCGGGCCAAGATCGGCGCCGGTTGTCCTGTGAACACCGTATTTCGGGGACGGCGGCCCACGGGTGAGATTTATACTCCGAAATTGGGGCGGGCCTATCCGGAGCGGGATTGGATATTGACCCGGATTTTATGGTTGAGTGGTTTGGAACCAGGGAAGAATCGTTTCGGCAAGGTGGACACCATGGGCCGTTATATCTATATCCATGGGGTTCCGGACGAGACGGCCATGGGCATACCGGGCTCCCATGGTTGCATCCGTATCCACAATGGTCCCTTGTTGGAGTTGTTTGCGCGGGTCAAGCCGGGAATGCGGATATTCATTGGTTGA
- the nikB gene encoding nickel ABC transporter permease: protein MGYFLLSRLLSAMVVVLGVACLVFLLIHLIPGDPVEVILGEGAQPADREALRQALGLDRPLLVQLGQFLQGLAQFNLGTSLYSQRPVVELLAERLPATAELALAALLVAIIIAFPLGILAAVRRGTIWDRVATTFALVGVSVPNFWLGPLLILVFSIGLGWFPVSGRTGWDSLVLPALTLGSAMAAILSRMVRAALLEVLGEDYIRTAKAKGLSLSRVIGRHALRNALLPVITVLGLQLGTVLGGAVITEVVFSWPGIGQLTVESIQRRDYPVVQGCVLLISLIYVVVNTLTDLIYGWADPRVRLGTRQ from the coding sequence ATGGGATATTTCCTTCTTAGCCGGCTGCTGAGTGCAATGGTGGTGGTGCTGGGGGTGGCTTGCCTCGTTTTTCTGCTTATCCACCTCATCCCGGGTGATCCGGTGGAAGTCATTCTGGGGGAAGGCGCTCAGCCAGCCGATCGGGAGGCATTGCGTCAGGCCTTGGGATTGGACCGCCCCTTGCTCGTGCAACTGGGGCAATTTCTCCAGGGGCTGGCCCAATTCAATCTAGGGACTTCGCTCTATTCCCAACGGCCGGTGGTGGAGCTGCTGGCTGAACGTTTACCGGCAACCGCGGAACTGGCCTTGGCGGCACTCCTGGTGGCGATAATCATTGCCTTTCCTTTAGGAATATTAGCCGCAGTGCGGCGGGGCACGATTTGGGATCGAGTGGCGACCACCTTTGCTTTGGTGGGAGTCTCGGTGCCCAATTTCTGGCTGGGGCCCCTGCTGATCTTGGTGTTTTCCATTGGTTTAGGGTGGTTTCCGGTTAGTGGACGAACCGGCTGGGATTCTTTGGTGTTGCCGGCCCTGACATTGGGGAGTGCCATGGCCGCCATTCTCTCCCGGATGGTTCGGGCGGCCCTGTTGGAAGTCTTGGGCGAGGATTATATCCGGACGGCGAAGGCGAAAGGTTTGTCCTTAAGTCGGGTGATAGGACGGCATGCCCTGCGCAACGCCCTGCTTCCGGTGATTACGGTGCTGGGCCTGCAATTGGGTACCGTGTTGGGGGGAGCGGTGATTACCGAAGTGGTGTTTTCCTGGCCAGGAATCGGCCAGCTCACTGTGGAGTCCATTCAACGTCGGGATTATCCTGTGGTACAGGGGTGCGTATTGCTGATTAGCCTGATTTACGTGGTAGTCAATACCTTGACGGATCTTATTTATGGTTGGGCTGATCCCCGGGTGCGGTTAGGCACTCGGCAATGA
- a CDS encoding ABC transporter permease, translating into MRGARLPLGILLAWGMLALLGPWWGLEPNAIHLERILMPPCPEAWLGFDDLGRPLWDRLVVGARTSFLVAFGVVSVAGFCGTLLGMLSAYLGGWWDHGVARLMDIFLAFPGILLAIALAGILGPGIENVVFALAAVGWVGYARLARAQVLSLRRREHVQAAIALGAGTMRIVGRHLLPLILAPLIVEATFGVAGVVIAEAGLSFLGLGVQPPAASWGSMIRDGTRYLLVAPHMVLVPGIALMLVVLAVNLLGDWLRDRLDVRQSGR; encoded by the coding sequence ATGAGGGGAGCGCGGCTACCCTTGGGGATTCTTCTGGCATGGGGGATGTTGGCCTTACTGGGACCTTGGTGGGGGTTGGAGCCCAATGCTATTCATCTGGAACGAATCTTAATGCCCCCCTGCCCGGAGGCCTGGTTGGGTTTTGATGATTTGGGCCGGCCCCTGTGGGATCGTTTGGTGGTGGGGGCCCGCACTTCCTTTCTCGTAGCGTTTGGGGTGGTGTCTGTTGCTGGGTTCTGCGGAACTTTGCTGGGGATGCTAAGCGCCTATCTGGGAGGTTGGTGGGATCATGGGGTCGCCCGGCTGATGGACATTTTTTTGGCCTTTCCCGGGATCTTACTGGCCATCGCCCTGGCAGGGATTTTAGGACCGGGGATTGAAAATGTGGTCTTTGCTTTGGCTGCGGTGGGGTGGGTAGGTTACGCTCGTTTGGCGCGGGCTCAGGTGCTCAGTCTCCGGCGCCGTGAGCATGTGCAAGCGGCGATTGCCCTGGGGGCAGGGACGATGCGCATTGTGGGGCGGCATTTACTCCCCTTGATTCTGGCGCCGCTGATTGTGGAGGCCACCTTTGGGGTGGCCGGGGTGGTGATAGCGGAAGCAGGCTTGTCTTTCCTGGGACTGGGGGTGCAGCCGCCGGCGGCTTCTTGGGGCAGCATGATCCGGGATGGGACCCGCTATCTTCTGGTTGCCCCCCATATGGTGTTGGTCCCGGGAATTGCCCTGATGCTGGTGGTGCTAGCCGTCAATCTCCTGGGGGATTGGTTGCGGGATCGACTAGATGTGAGGCAGTCAGGGAGGTAA
- the nagZ gene encoding beta-N-acetylhexosaminidase — MTIGPLMIDLKGMTLDPAERELLRHPWVGGVILFSRNYESPEQIAALIDSIHTLRGPRLLVAVDHEGGRVQRFREGFTSLPPVRLLGQIYDRDPPQARRLAAITGWLMAAELRAVGVDFSFAPVLDLDQGVSRVIGDRAFHSEPDAVIALSKAYVRGMAWAGMAAVGKHFPGHGSVAADSHVALPVDERPWQQIRERDLLPFERLISAGLPAIMPAHVRYASVDLLPAGFSPFWLEEVLRGQLGFQGAIISDDLGMAGAAGVGGMSERVRAALSAGCDMALVCNDPHGYAPLLDELEGDHLPGTPARLLRLYGRYPLTRSQLSRNSAWQRAVQAVTAYARF, encoded by the coding sequence ATGACCATAGGCCCGTTGATGATTGACTTAAAAGGCATGACTCTGGACCCGGCAGAACGGGAGCTGTTACGGCATCCCTGGGTAGGCGGAGTGATTTTATTCAGCCGTAACTATGAATCTCCAGAACAAATTGCAGCGTTGATCGATAGTATCCACACTCTCAGGGGGCCTCGGCTATTGGTGGCCGTGGATCACGAGGGCGGGCGAGTACAGCGTTTTCGGGAGGGTTTCACTTCCCTGCCTCCGGTGCGTCTCCTGGGGCAGATCTATGACCGGGATCCGCCACAAGCTCGGCGTTTGGCGGCCATCACCGGGTGGTTGATGGCGGCTGAATTGCGAGCAGTGGGGGTGGACTTTAGTTTTGCCCCGGTCTTGGACTTGGATCAGGGAGTCAGCAGGGTGATAGGGGACCGGGCCTTTCACTCGGAACCTGATGCCGTGATAGCCCTGTCCAAGGCCTATGTTCGAGGGATGGCCTGGGCGGGCATGGCCGCGGTGGGGAAACACTTTCCGGGACACGGCTCAGTGGCGGCTGATTCCCATGTGGCCCTTCCAGTGGATGAGCGCCCTTGGCAGCAGATCCGAGAGCGGGATCTTTTGCCCTTCGAACGTCTGATAAGTGCCGGTTTGCCGGCGATAATGCCGGCTCATGTACGCTATGCTTCAGTAGATCTCCTCCCCGCCGGTTTTTCCCCCTTTTGGCTAGAGGAAGTCTTGCGTGGGCAATTGGGTTTTCAGGGGGCCATTATTAGCGATGATTTGGGTATGGCCGGCGCGGCGGGAGTAGGGGGCATGAGCGAGCGGGTACGGGCGGCTTTAAGTGCCGGTTGCGATATGGCCTTGGTTTGTAATGATCCCCATGGCTATGCCCCCTTGCTGGATGAACTGGAGGGGGACCACCTTCCGGGCACCCCCGCCCGCCTGCTTCGCCTTTATGGACGCTATCCCTTGACGCGTTCTCAGTTATCCCGGAATTCGGCCTGGCAAAGGGCGGTGCAGGCAGTTACCGCTTACGCTAGGTTTTAG
- a CDS encoding type II toxin-antitoxin system HicA family toxin produces the protein MKSVSGKRLCQILKKHGWELQRARGSHHIYAKSDNPTILTVPLHGNRELKIGTFRRLPKDAGLTENDLK, from the coding sequence GTGAAATCAGTCTCCGGCAAGCGCTTGTGCCAGATACTGAAAAAACATGGATGGGAATTACAACGGGCACGGGGAAGTCACCATATTTATGCAAAGTCTGATAACCCAACGATTTTGACTGTACCCCTTCACGGCAACAGAGAATTAAAAATCGGCACGTTTCGCCGTTTGCCCAAGGACGCGGGCTTGACGGAAAATGATTTGAAGTAG